The following coding sequences are from one Aethina tumida isolate Nest 87 chromosome 2, icAetTumi1.1, whole genome shotgun sequence window:
- the LOC109600892 gene encoding major facilitator superfamily domain-containing protein 12-like, which produces MSLRLYRIKLSKIYSNFEQFRTSIMESSSNHHSISDDYTEVYRRLAWTLQIAYGVGHVLNDVCASMWFTYFLVFFQYVLQFSKWQTGCLMFIGQVADALATPFVGFHSDQADNFWLCRYGRRKIWHLLGTICVLGAFPFIYSPCPGCSSTSLWSSMFYYSVFIIIFQFGWASVQISHLSLIPELTPNEHDRTKLTAVRYCFTVISNVLVYVVTWIVLHLHEGENSKISPKDGPKFQEIIWSVLCVGILCSAIFHIFVREGDSNSSNNVRGGQLRTSVAELLSRFEVYQVAFVYMSSRLFVNLTQMFIPLYLHETLDMTASSLAVVPLTIFVGSFATSLGIEKINRHCGRKITYVIGTILGLAACIWINFGENALYKKCFIYIVALLVGAGGSIILVTSLGVTTDLIGDRTDSGAFVFGIMSFTDKLANGIAVFLIEYLHNSPTYYREILTYVCGGSILVGAVAVISLCRGWNQRLSGYERIPDSSTIN; this is translated from the coding sequence ATGTCACTACGCCTATATCGCATAAAACTAAGTAAGATTTACAGCAATTTCGAACAGTTCCGTACGTCCATCATGGAATCTAGCAGTAACCATCACTCAATCAGTGACGACTACACCGAGGTGTACCGCAGACTTGCTTGGACCCTCCAAATCGCCTACGGCGTCGGTCACGTACTTAACGACGTGTGTGCCTCCATGTGGTTCACTTACTTCTTAGTATTCTTTCAGTACGTGTTACAGTTCTCCAAATGGCAAACCGGGTGTTTGATGTTCATAGGACAAGTGGCCGACGCCTTGGCCACGCCGTTCGTAGGCTTTCATTCTGACCAGGCCGACAATTTCTGGCTGTGCCGTTACGGTCGAAGAAAAATATGGCATTTGCTCGGAACGATCTGCGTCCTCGGCGCATTCCCTTTTATATACTCACCTTGTCCAGGTTGCTCGAGCACGTCCTTGTGGTCGTCCATGTTTTATTACTCGGTCTTCAtcattattttccaatttggCTGGGCCTCCGTCCAGATCTCCCATCTCTCCTTGATCCCCGAACTGACGCCAAACGAACACGACCGCACAAAACTGACGGCCGTTCGTTACTGTTTCACTGTGATATCAAATGTACTCGTGTACGTTGTTACTTGGATCGTTCTTCATTTACACGAAGGCGAAAACTCGAAGATCAGCCCGAAAGACGGGCCTAAGTTTCAGGAAATCATTTGGTCCGTACTGTGCGTGGGTATTTTGTGTTCAGCTATCTTTCACATATTCGTACGTGAAGGAGATAGTAACAGCAGCAACAACGTGCGGGGCGGACAGCTACGCACGAGTGTCGCCGAATTGCTCTCTAGGTTTGAAGTTTATCAGGTCGCTTTTGTTTACATGTCCTCTAGATTGTTCGTCAACTTGACGCAGATGTTTATTCCGCTTTACCTTCACGAAACTCTGGACATGACCGCCAGCTCCCTGGCGGTTGTGCCCCTGACTATATTTGTCGGTAGCTTTGCAACCTCGCTGGGTATTGAAAAAATCAACAGGCATTGTGGAAGAAAAATCACCTATGTGATTGGTACTATATTGGGATTGGCAGCTTGCATTTGGATTAACTTTGGTGAAAACGctctttacaaaaaatgttttatctaCATAGTTGCCCTGCTGGTGGGAGCTGGAGGGTCTATAATTTTGGTCACCAGTTTGGGAGTAACGACGGATTTAATCGGTGACCGAACAGATAGTGGTGCCTTTGTTTTTGGTATTATGAGCTTCACCGACAAGCTTGCCAACGGAATCGCCGTATTCCTCATCGAGTATTTACACAACTCGCCAACTTATTATAGGGAAATTTTGACTTATGTTTGCGGAGGTTCCATTTTGGTTGGCGCCGTGGCTGTGATTAGTTTATGTCGGGGATGGAACCAAAGGCTGTCGGGGTATGAAAGAATACCAGACAGTAGTACAATAAATTag